One region of Aurantimonas sp. HBX-1 genomic DNA includes:
- a CDS encoding acetyl-CoA carboxylase carboxyltransferase subunit alpha yields MHNYLDFEKPVADLEGQILELKKIESSENAVDVTEEIERLEKRSRDALADLYRKLTPWQKTQVARHADRPHCLDYLQRLITDFVPLAGDRFFAEDYAVIAGFGRFDGQPVAVIGQEKGNDTQTRLKHNFGMARPEGYRKAVRIMELAERFAIPVLTLVDTAGAYPGIGAEERGQAEAIARSTEACLNLKVPLVSVIIGEGGSGGAIAIATANKVLMLEHAIYSVISPEAGASILWRDSTRARDVAQAMKITAQDLKEFGVIDEIVPEPLGGAHRAAEDAIDTAAAHVRQAFAELAPLDGESLRRHRREKFLAIGRNL; encoded by the coding sequence ATGCACAATTACCTGGATTTCGAGAAGCCTGTCGCCGACCTGGAAGGACAGATCCTCGAGCTGAAGAAGATCGAGTCGAGCGAGAACGCGGTCGACGTGACCGAGGAAATCGAGCGGCTGGAGAAGCGGTCGAGGGACGCGCTTGCCGACCTCTACCGCAAGCTGACGCCCTGGCAGAAGACCCAGGTGGCCCGTCATGCCGACCGGCCGCACTGCCTCGACTACCTGCAGCGGCTGATCACCGACTTCGTGCCGCTGGCAGGAGACCGGTTCTTCGCGGAGGACTACGCCGTCATCGCCGGCTTCGGCCGCTTCGACGGCCAGCCCGTTGCCGTCATCGGCCAGGAGAAGGGCAACGACACCCAGACCCGCCTGAAGCACAATTTCGGCATGGCGCGGCCGGAGGGCTACCGCAAGGCGGTGCGGATCATGGAACTCGCCGAGCGCTTCGCCATCCCGGTGCTGACGCTGGTCGACACCGCCGGCGCCTATCCGGGCATCGGCGCCGAGGAACGTGGCCAGGCCGAGGCGATCGCGCGTTCCACCGAAGCCTGCCTCAATCTCAAGGTGCCGCTGGTCTCGGTGATCATCGGCGAGGGCGGTTCGGGCGGGGCCATCGCCATCGCGACGGCGAACAAGGTGCTGATGCTCGAGCACGCGATCTACTCGGTGATCTCGCCCGAGGCGGGGGCCTCGATCCTCTGGCGCGACTCCACGCGCGCCCGCGACGTCGCCCAGGCGATGAAGATCACCGCGCAGGACCTGAAGGAATTCGGGGTCATCGACGAGATCGTCCCGGAGCCGCTGGGCGGCGCCCACCGGGCCGCCGAGGACGCGATCGACACGGCGGCGGCGCATGTGCGCCAGGCCTTCGCCGAGCTCGC
- a CDS encoding site-specific tyrosine recombinase XerD gives MSPAGTLAGRDSADIESFLEMMAVERGAAENTVAAYRRDLEDVAGFLAGRGGSLHEATTDAIRAYVARMAARGFAESSRSRRLSALRQFYRFLFAEGGRKDDPTGPIEGARKKRPLPKIMSEDEVDALLDLAAADAADPALAPGKAVRAARLHALVELLYATGMRVSELVSLPRSVLRSKNRMIVVRGKGDKERMVPVGEAAREALQRLAETMHVAGVGDGPWLFPALSESGHLTRQAFARDLKALAARAGIPAARISPHVLRHAFASHLLKHGADLRSVQELLGHADISTTQIYTHVLEERLIRLVTDHHPLSAQSRD, from the coding sequence GCGGGGCGCGATTCCGCCGACATCGAATCGTTCCTGGAAATGATGGCGGTGGAACGCGGCGCCGCCGAGAACACCGTCGCGGCCTATCGGCGGGACCTCGAGGACGTGGCGGGCTTCCTCGCCGGGCGGGGCGGGTCGCTGCACGAGGCCACGACCGACGCGATCCGCGCCTATGTGGCCCGCATGGCGGCACGGGGCTTTGCCGAATCCAGCCGCTCGCGCCGGCTGTCGGCGCTGCGGCAGTTCTATCGCTTCCTGTTCGCCGAGGGCGGGCGCAAGGACGACCCGACCGGCCCGATCGAGGGGGCGCGCAAGAAGCGGCCGCTGCCGAAGATCATGAGCGAGGACGAGGTCGACGCGCTGCTCGACCTGGCGGCCGCCGACGCCGCCGACCCGGCGCTGGCGCCGGGCAAGGCCGTGCGGGCGGCGCGGCTGCACGCGCTGGTCGAGCTGCTCTACGCCACCGGCATGCGCGTTTCGGAACTGGTCAGCCTGCCGCGTTCGGTGCTGCGCTCGAAGAACCGCATGATCGTCGTGCGCGGCAAGGGCGACAAGGAACGCATGGTGCCGGTCGGCGAGGCGGCGCGGGAAGCGCTGCAGCGCCTGGCCGAGACGATGCACGTTGCCGGCGTCGGCGACGGGCCCTGGCTGTTCCCGGCGCTGTCGGAAAGCGGCCACCTGACCCGCCAGGCCTTCGCGCGCGACCTCAAGGCGCTGGCCGCGCGGGCCGGCATCCCGGCGGCGCGGATCTCGCCGCACGTCCTGCGCCACGCCTTCGCCAGCCATCTCCTGAAGCACGGCGCCGACCTGCGCTCGGTCCAGGAACTGCTCGGCCATGCCGACATCTCGACGACGCAGATCTACACCCACGTGCTCGAGGAGCGGCTGATCCGCCTCGTCACCGACCATCACCCGCTGTCGGCGCAAAGCCGCGATTGA